A region of Fibrobacter succinogenes subsp. succinogenes S85 DNA encodes the following proteins:
- a CDS encoding response regulator transcription factor, producing MIYIVEDDAEVREMETYALKSGSFDVMAFECGKVMDEQVKVKVPDLFILDIMLPGEDGLSILKRLRGQENTKNIPVIMLTAKGTELDKVKGLDLGADDYIAKPFGILELISRVRAVLRRSGRGSSESTESLSLALGGVILDDQRRSVTVDGVAVELTFKEYELLKLLMSRPGTVFSRQQILEKIWGVDFDMDTRTVDMHVKTLRQKLGAHGSIVQTVRNVGYKAL from the coding sequence ATGATTTATATTGTGGAAGATGATGCTGAAGTTCGGGAAATGGAAACTTATGCTTTAAAGAGCGGCAGTTTTGACGTGATGGCTTTCGAATGCGGTAAAGTTATGGACGAACAAGTTAAGGTTAAAGTGCCGGACTTGTTTATTTTGGACATTATGCTCCCCGGTGAAGACGGCTTAAGTATTCTCAAGCGTTTGCGAGGACAGGAAAACACAAAGAATATCCCTGTCATCATGCTTACGGCGAAAGGAACTGAACTTGACAAAGTGAAGGGACTTGACTTGGGAGCGGACGACTATATCGCAAAGCCGTTTGGCATTCTAGAACTCATCTCTAGAGTACGGGCTGTACTTCGCCGTTCTGGACGAGGCTCATCCGAAAGTACGGAGTCACTGAGCTTGGCTTTAGGAGGAGTGATTCTTGATGACCAGCGTCGTTCGGTAACTGTTGACGGGGTTGCTGTAGAACTCACTTTTAAGGAATACGAGCTTTTGAAACTCCTGATGTCCCGACCGGGAACTGTTTTCTCTAGGCAACAGATTCTAGAAAAGATTTGGGGTGTGGATTTCGATATGGATACCCGCACCGTAGACATGCATGTAAAAACCCTTCGTCAAAAGTTGGGGGCGCATGGT